One segment of Tamlana crocina DNA contains the following:
- a CDS encoding TonB-dependent receptor, whose product MKKFTLFLALITASVFYGQNTGSVVGKLTDKEYNNEPLAFANVLIKGTTKGTTSDFDGLYALENLDAGDYTLIYSFVGYETQELAVTVVAGKVTEVNVPMGASAASLDEVVITTTTKRESETALLLEQKKAVQIKTAIGAQELSKKAVSDAADATLKVTGVNKQEGSSKIYVRGLGDRYNSTTLNGLPLPSNDPRNKNVDLSLFSSDIIESVGIGKAFSSYMSSDVSGASIDIVSKETTDKSLFKVSLSSGANTQTTFKDFKEMDGANWFGVNSNTQHKIRSLSNYNFDNSYSPNSGKANPTLGVSLNYGKKITLSDESNISIFLVGSFDNKYAYREGQSDAIVDINEDGSLNVGSIFDTKTYDYNASKMLMGNLVYKINNSHKLSYNHLFVHSNTQKIEDFVGTTNDIGRDAEDNRLVNVILQTEVQNKLFVNQLLSEHKLGESFDANASVSYNAIYNDEPDRRKNTLIINNDTNRTRISQNAVRDNSRFYGNLFENSIAGNLNIVKYLGDRFENKGKITLGYNGNITDRKFDGIYFDHNFSNPRNTFVDVENLDATFNQTNLDNGVFGIETSRGRNSDDAETYLPQLYDAKKTTHAVYIDAVYKFNEKLTANFGVRAEDVKMDVEWDTNISFPGFTNNSQITLDKQYVLPTLNLKYQLNDKINLRASGSVTYTYPQFKEIAPFTYEGINYQESGNPALMPSDNYNGELKFELFPNKSELFSIGVFGKLIQNSINRLERNSAIERDFTFDNSGDATVFGLELEGKLDIISIEDTDSEKSQTLSLGGNATLMSTKLEFNTANTLFNYTGDSSQLEGAAPFTVNADVSYRFELNDKETVSTLVFNYQSDKVYSIGTNFKENIIEKGVPLLDFVFSHKFNKNLGAKFNVKNILNPSFDRYRDIPEKLTMNTYKRGTSFSVGISYDL is encoded by the coding sequence ATGAAAAAATTCACTCTATTTTTAGCGCTAATTACAGCATCGGTTTTTTACGGACAAAATACTGGTTCTGTGGTTGGTAAACTAACCGACAAAGAATATAACAATGAGCCTTTGGCCTTTGCCAATGTGTTGATAAAAGGTACTACAAAAGGAACCACTTCTGATTTTGACGGATTATACGCCCTTGAAAATTTAGATGCTGGCGACTACACTTTAATATATAGTTTTGTGGGTTACGAAACCCAAGAACTTGCCGTTACCGTAGTGGCCGGAAAAGTAACCGAAGTGAATGTGCCCATGGGCGCAAGTGCCGCTTCGTTGGACGAGGTGGTAATTACCACAACTACCAAACGTGAAAGTGAAACTGCCCTGTTGTTGGAGCAGAAAAAAGCGGTACAAATAAAAACAGCCATAGGTGCACAAGAGCTTAGCAAAAAAGCGGTATCAGATGCTGCCGATGCAACACTAAAAGTTACCGGCGTTAACAAACAAGAAGGATCGAGTAAAATTTATGTTCGTGGTTTAGGTGACCGCTACAATTCTACTACGCTTAACGGTTTACCGTTACCTTCTAATGATCCAAGAAACAAAAATGTCGACCTATCACTATTCAGCTCAGATATTATTGAAAGCGTAGGCATCGGCAAGGCGTTTTCTTCATACATGTCTTCAGATGTATCGGGTGCAAGCATTGACATTGTTAGCAAAGAAACTACCGACAAATCATTATTCAAAGTCAGCCTTTCATCAGGAGCAAACACCCAAACTACGTTTAAGGATTTTAAGGAAATGGATGGTGCCAATTGGTTTGGGGTTAATAGCAACACCCAACACAAAATACGAAGTTTGTCTAATTACAATTTTGACAACAGCTATTCCCCTAATTCAGGCAAAGCCAATCCAACATTGGGCGTTTCATTGAACTACGGAAAAAAAATAACATTATCTGACGAAAGCAACATTAGCATATTCCTTGTGGGGTCTTTTGATAATAAATATGCTTATCGTGAAGGGCAATCTGATGCCATAGTTGATATTAATGAAGATGGCTCATTAAATGTGGGGTCTATTTTTGATACAAAAACTTATGATTACAATGCCTCCAAGATGTTAATGGGCAATTTGGTTTACAAAATCAATAACAGCCACAAACTGAGCTACAACCATTTATTTGTACACTCCAACACCCAAAAAATTGAAGATTTTGTTGGAACAACAAATGACATTGGTAGAGATGCTGAAGACAATAGATTAGTGAACGTAATATTGCAAACTGAAGTTCAAAATAAGCTTTTCGTTAACCAGTTATTATCAGAACACAAACTAGGAGAGTCTTTTGACGCCAACGCCTCAGTAAGTTATAATGCCATTTATAATGACGAACCGGATAGAAGAAAAAACACTTTAATTATAAATAACGACACCAACAGAACCAGAATTTCCCAAAATGCGGTTAGGGACAACAGTAGGTTTTACGGCAACTTATTTGAAAATAGTATCGCAGGAAACTTAAATATTGTGAAATACCTTGGCGACCGTTTTGAAAATAAAGGCAAAATTACATTGGGATATAATGGGAATATTACCGATAGAAAATTTGACGGTATTTACTTTGACCATAACTTCTCTAACCCAAGGAATACGTTTGTAGATGTAGAAAACTTAGACGCCACATTCAACCAAACCAATTTGGACAATGGTGTATTTGGCATAGAGACATCAAGAGGTAGGAACAGCGACGATGCCGAAACTTATCTTCCGCAATTATACGATGCCAAAAAAACTACACATGCCGTTTATATTGATGCGGTTTATAAATTCAACGAAAAGCTTACTGCCAATTTTGGCGTACGTGCAGAAGATGTAAAAATGGACGTAGAATGGGACACCAACATTAGTTTCCCTGGGTTCACAAACAACAGCCAGATTACTTTGGACAAACAATACGTTTTACCTACTCTTAACCTGAAATATCAGCTTAACGACAAAATCAACTTAAGAGCCTCTGGTAGCGTAACGTACACTTACCCTCAGTTTAAGGAAATTGCCCCATTTACTTACGAAGGCATCAACTATCAAGAAAGTGGTAACCCAGCTTTGATGCCGTCAGACAACTATAACGGCGAACTTAAATTCGAGTTGTTCCCAAACAAGAGTGAGCTTTTTTCCATAGGTGTTTTCGGGAAATTAATTCAAAACTCCATTAACCGATTAGAAAGAAACTCTGCAATCGAAAGAGACTTCACCTTTGACAATTCTGGTGACGCTACTGTTTTTGGATTGGAATTAGAAGGCAAACTGGATATTATCTCTATCGAAGATACAGATAGTGAAAAATCCCAAACCCTTTCCCTTGGAGGTAACGCTACTTTGATGAGCACCAAACTGGAGTTTAACACAGCCAACACCTTGTTCAACTACACCGGAGATAGCTCTCAATTAGAAGGCGCTGCTCCCTTTACTGTTAACGCAGATGTTTCATACAGATTTGAGTTAAACGATAAAGAAACCGTTTCAACTTTAGTATTCAACTACCAAAGCGACAAAGTGTACAGTATTGGCACAAACTTTAAGGAAAACATTATTGAAAAAGGAGTTCCGCTTTTAGACTTTGTATTTAGCCACAAATTCAACAAGAATTTAGGAGCAAAATTTAATGTAAAAAACATA
- a CDS encoding carboxypeptidase-like regulatory domain-containing protein, translating to MKHIIVIAAILFSTLSFSQKTGLIVGKVLDNEVENAPLVLADISIKDTEVKASTDQTGMFVIENLKAGDYTLVCSFVGYEPQEVDVHVDGFNPVELKLTLEASNVSMDDIALAMAMANAGQSSKNTSDQ from the coding sequence ATGAAGCATATTATTGTCATTGCCGCTATACTTTTCAGCACACTTTCCTTTAGCCAAAAGACTGGGCTTATTGTTGGAAAGGTTTTAGACAATGAAGTTGAAAATGCGCCTTTGGTTTTGGCTGACATCAGCATTAAAGATACCGAGGTAAAAGCCAGCACCGACCAAACCGGCATGTTTGTTATTGAAAACTTGAAAGCCGGCGATTACACTTTGGTTTGCAGTTTTGTAGGTTACGAACCTCAAGAAGTTGATGTTCATGTTGATGGCTTTAACCCAGTAGAATTGAAACTCACTTTGGAAGCTAGCAACGTTTCTATGGACGATATCGCTTTAGCTATGGCCATGGCAAACGCCGGGCAAAGTTCAAAAAACACTTCGGATCAGTAA
- the dgt gene encoding dGTP triphosphohydrolase, with amino-acid sequence MNWEQLLSLKRFGDTNKRLRKEQDETRLGFEVDYDRIIFSSEFRSLQDKTQVIPLSQTDFVHTRLTHSLEVSVVGRSLGRKVGLKVLEKHPHLQSVHGYQANDFGAIVATAALAHDIGNPPFGHSGEKAIGEFFKTGEGKQYQSQLTEKQYQDLCDFEGNANGFKILTQNRPGRKGGLRMSYATLGAFTKYPKESLPKKPTTHIADKKYGFFQSDKDAFVDVANELSLIKRSNDHISFSRHPLAYLVEAADDICYTIIDFEDGINLGLIQEEYALEYLSKVIRENIIAENYYALSSREDRIGYLRALAIGALINDAVDIFMANEDAILNGSFDCGLLDKSKYDAQIKDIIKISVENVYQSEEVVDKEIAGYQIINKLLGVYTAAVNNSYNGTASNYDKLILTRMPETINFKSDNLYQRLLSVCHYVSLLSDSKAIQNFKKIEGVTF; translated from the coding sequence ATGAACTGGGAACAACTACTATCCTTAAAACGCTTTGGCGATACCAATAAAAGATTAAGAAAAGAGCAGGACGAAACCCGACTAGGCTTCGAAGTGGATTATGATCGTATTATTTTTTCTTCGGAATTTAGAAGTCTTCAGGATAAAACCCAGGTGATTCCGTTGTCGCAAACCGATTTTGTGCACACCCGTTTAACCCACAGTTTAGAAGTGAGCGTAGTGGGGCGTTCGTTGGGAAGAAAAGTGGGGTTGAAGGTTTTGGAAAAACACCCGCATTTACAGAGTGTTCACGGCTATCAGGCCAACGATTTTGGGGCTATTGTTGCCACGGCGGCATTGGCGCACGATATTGGTAATCCACCGTTCGGGCATTCGGGCGAAAAGGCCATCGGTGAATTTTTTAAAACGGGCGAAGGGAAACAATACCAATCCCAACTTACCGAGAAACAATACCAAGACCTTTGCGATTTCGAGGGCAATGCCAACGGCTTTAAGATACTGACCCAAAATCGCCCTGGGCGAAAAGGCGGTTTGCGAATGAGCTATGCCACACTCGGAGCCTTTACCAAATACCCAAAAGAGTCGTTGCCCAAAAAGCCCACAACCCATATCGCCGATAAAAAATATGGATTTTTCCAAAGTGATAAAGATGCTTTTGTAGATGTAGCCAATGAATTGAGTTTGATAAAACGAAGCAACGACCACATTAGTTTTTCACGTCACCCTTTGGCCTATTTGGTTGAAGCGGCCGACGATATTTGCTATACCATCATCGATTTTGAAGATGGCATTAATTTGGGGCTTATTCAAGAGGAATATGCTTTGGAGTATCTTTCAAAAGTCATTCGCGAAAATATTATAGCCGAAAACTATTATGCGCTATCCAGCCGCGAAGATCGTATTGGCTATTTACGTGCGCTCGCCATTGGGGCACTTATTAACGATGCGGTAGATATTTTTATGGCCAATGAAGACGCTATTTTAAACGGTAGTTTTGATTGCGGTCTGTTGGATAAAAGTAAGTACGATGCCCAAATTAAGGACATCATAAAAATTAGTGTTGAAAACGTGTACCAATCGGAAGAGGTGGTTGATAAAGAAATTGCTGGTTACCAAATTATCAATAAGCTGTTGGGCGTTTACACGGCTGCGGTAAATAACTCGTACAACGGCACGGCTTCAAATTACGATAAATTGATACTGACCCGTATGCCCGAAACCATCAATTTTAAGAGCGATAATCTGTACCAAAGACTGCTTTCGGTTTGCCATTATGTATCGTTGTTGTCGGATAGTAAAGCCATCCAAAACTTTAAAAAGATAGAAGGGGTAACCTTTTAA
- a CDS encoding universal stress protein, with protein sequence MKKILFPTDFSPAAHKAFAYAISIAKKADSRVDVIHVYPEPGKGKELYMDPKELRDGRKMFQKDMKKKMAEFIKPYDANAIGSQVVFPSDETTNKIIEFSDHKYDLIIMGTKGERNALNKIMGSITTKTMMNAHCPVLAVPTDTEIKDLKTITYSTSLKEKDDTFLKSLSEFADLFGASIEYLHVVDNSENQAIANLKAKGLSADSSNVHLVKNTSVLNGVDDFLKEHQTDVLALFIPKRTFLDKLFHKSVTKKLTFYAGIPLFVVNEK encoded by the coding sequence ATGAAAAAAATACTATTCCCTACAGACTTTTCGCCTGCCGCCCATAAAGCATTTGCTTACGCCATAAGCATCGCTAAGAAAGCCGACTCTAGAGTTGATGTAATACACGTCTACCCAGAACCCGGCAAAGGCAAGGAGCTTTACATGGACCCTAAAGAACTTCGCGATGGCCGCAAAATGTTTCAAAAAGACATGAAGAAAAAAATGGCTGAATTTATAAAACCATATGACGCCAATGCCATAGGAAGTCAAGTGGTATTTCCTTCTGACGAAACAACAAATAAAATCATAGAATTTAGCGACCATAAGTACGACCTCATTATTATGGGTACCAAAGGTGAAAGAAATGCGCTGAACAAAATTATGGGCAGCATTACAACAAAAACCATGATGAATGCGCACTGCCCGGTATTAGCCGTTCCCACTGACACCGAGATCAAGGATCTTAAAACCATAACCTACTCGACTTCCCTAAAAGAGAAAGACGACACCTTTCTGAAATCACTTTCTGAATTTGCAGATTTGTTTGGAGCTTCAATAGAATATCTTCATGTTGTAGATAATTCTGAAAATCAGGCTATCGCCAACTTAAAAGCCAAAGGGCTTTCCGCCGATTCTTCTAATGTTCATTTGGTAAAAAACACTTCTGTTTTAAATGGGGTGGATGATTTTTTAAAGGAACACCAAACCGACGTGCTGGCTCTTTTTATTCCTAAAAGAACATTTCTTGATAAACTATTCCATAAGAGTGTCACAAAAAAACTAACGTTTTATGCGGGCATTCCGCTATTCGTTGTAAATGAAAAGTAA
- a CDS encoding family 20 glycosylhydrolase codes for MNIKAFILFITILQNSFLFANDSIVKHLLFTPQKLLVNNDSVAIRPSQISDLEAFLKSSLKEASAGKFIVHTPNNDFNICFEINADLEQFDSYRLNIKPTEIRLSAKNTNALRYGKQTLNQLLGYVKTNNTPLPQIEINDWANFEKRGYMLDISRNKVPSMASLYQLIDQLAAWRLNELQLYTEHTFAYRNHPVVWQNASPLTASQIQELDLYCLKRGIDLVPNQNSFGHMENWLKHDAYLDLSECETDCKTKWGNKSRTALAPTNPKSFELMQELYAELLPHFSSKYANIGGDETLELGLGKSKALCDSIGKGQVYLNFLKKLNDEVVKNGKQTQFWGDIVLNHPGLIKDIPKNMTALVWGYDATYPFDKNLIEFHKADLDFYVCPGTSSWRSEIGRNNNAFINLKNAAIAGKKYNAKGYLITDWGDFGHFQPKSVSYPSLVLGANYAWNYSEDTINNLEFLLNKYVFKDATGYTAKALLTLGNAYLKANIPEGNANAYHLMLRRFRWTINGHYQTKHLTKAGFLAAKAEIENGLNQLQKAKPISADGEIIIKELKQASKLALFGIQLGIARLDAKDMATKNIPSKKRKELANTLSNLIDSHKSVWLIRNRKGGLQESVDKLQDLVDYLNE; via the coding sequence ATGAACATTAAGGCTTTCATCCTTTTTATTACCATACTTCAAAATAGTTTTCTGTTCGCCAACGACAGTATTGTTAAACATTTACTCTTTACCCCACAAAAATTATTAGTTAATAATGATTCGGTGGCGATTCGCCCATCACAAATTTCAGATTTAGAGGCATTCTTAAAATCGAGTCTAAAGGAAGCTTCTGCTGGAAAATTCATAGTCCACACACCAAATAATGACTTTAATATTTGTTTTGAAATCAATGCGGATTTAGAACAGTTTGACAGTTACCGTTTAAACATAAAGCCTACTGAAATCAGGTTATCCGCAAAAAACACCAATGCTTTACGTTACGGCAAGCAGACCTTAAATCAACTTTTGGGATATGTAAAAACAAATAACACCCCCCTTCCGCAAATAGAAATCAACGATTGGGCAAACTTTGAAAAACGGGGCTATATGCTTGATATAAGCCGTAACAAAGTCCCCAGCATGGCAAGCCTCTATCAATTAATTGATCAATTGGCGGCATGGCGCCTTAACGAATTACAACTATATACCGAACATACTTTTGCCTATCGTAACCATCCGGTAGTTTGGCAAAATGCGAGCCCGTTAACCGCATCTCAAATTCAAGAATTGGACCTTTATTGCTTAAAAAGAGGAATTGATTTAGTGCCCAACCAAAACTCGTTTGGCCACATGGAAAATTGGTTAAAGCACGATGCCTATTTAGATTTGAGCGAATGTGAAACCGACTGCAAAACCAAGTGGGGCAACAAAAGCAGAACTGCATTAGCACCAACAAACCCAAAATCTTTTGAGCTTATGCAGGAGCTTTATGCCGAACTTCTCCCCCATTTTTCGAGCAAATATGCCAACATTGGCGGCGATGAAACCTTAGAGTTGGGCTTAGGAAAATCGAAGGCCTTATGCGACTCCATTGGCAAAGGCCAAGTGTACCTCAACTTCCTGAAAAAACTGAATGATGAAGTGGTAAAAAACGGAAAGCAAACCCAGTTTTGGGGCGATATTGTTTTAAACCACCCCGGATTGATTAAGGACATCCCTAAAAACATGACGGCACTGGTTTGGGGCTACGACGCTACCTATCCGTTTGATAAAAATTTAATTGAATTCCATAAAGCCGATTTAGATTTTTATGTGTGCCCCGGCACTTCGAGTTGGCGTTCGGAGATTGGCAGAAACAACAACGCGTTTATCAATTTAAAAAACGCCGCAATAGCAGGTAAAAAATATAATGCCAAAGGTTACCTTATCACAGACTGGGGCGATTTTGGGCATTTTCAACCCAAATCGGTGAGTTACCCTTCGTTGGTTTTAGGTGCTAATTATGCGTGGAATTATTCTGAAGACACCATAAATAATTTGGAATTTCTGCTGAATAAATATGTCTTTAAAGACGCTACGGGTTACACCGCAAAAGCCCTATTAACTTTGGGAAACGCTTATTTAAAAGCGAACATCCCAGAAGGGAATGCCAACGCTTACCACTTAATGCTACGCCGATTTAGATGGACCATTAACGGCCATTACCAAACCAAACACCTAACTAAAGCGGGATTTTTAGCTGCTAAAGCCGAAATTGAAAACGGTTTAAACCAACTTCAAAAAGCCAAACCAATATCAGCTGATGGTGAGATAATCATCAAAGAATTAAAACAAGCCTCTAAATTAGCATTATTTGGTATTCAATTGGGAATAGCGCGCTTAGATGCAAAAGATATGGCCACTAAAAACATCCCTTCTAAAAAAAGGAAAGAATTGGCCAACACACTTTCAAATTTAATTGACAGCCATAAATCGGTATGGCTCATTAGAAATAGAAAAGGCGGATTACAGGAATCTGTTGACAAACTACAAGACTTAGTCGATTATTTAAACGAATAA